The following proteins are encoded in a genomic region of Microcoleus sp. AS-A8:
- the carB gene encoding carbamoyl-phosphate synthase large subunit, protein MPRRDDLHKILLLGSGPIVIGQASEFDYSGTQACKALREERYEVVLVNSNPASIMTDPETADRTYVEPLTPEIVEKVIEKERPDALLPTMGGQTALNLAVALAKNGVLEKYGVELIGAKLPAIEMAEDRQLFKEAMERIGVAVCPSGIVNNMDEAKEIARQIGSYPLIIRPAFTLGGTGGGIAYNQEEYEEMAQVGIDASPMSQILVEKSLLGWKEYELEVMRDLADNVVIICSIENIDPMGIHTGDSITVAPAQTLTDKEYQRLRDASIKIIREIGVETGGSNIQFAVNPVTGELIVIEMNPRVSRSSALASKATGFPIAKMAAKLAVGYTLDEIPNDITKKTPASFEPTIDYVVTKVPRFAFEKFPGAEPVLTTQMKSVGEAMAIGRTFQESFQKALRSLETGRAGWGCDKAEKLPSLEQIRAGLRTPNPERIFTVRHAMQMGMTVEEVYELTNIDPWFLDKFEQLLETEKSLKRTPLKQLTKEQLWDIKRQGFSDRQIAFATKTTEDEVRAYRKSLGIVPVYKVVDTCAAEFEAFTPYYYSTYEEETEVLPSDRRKVMILGGGPNRIGQGIEFDYCCCHASYALSKQGFETIMVNSNPETVSTDYDTSDRLYFEPLTKEDVLNIIETEQPEGIIIQFGGQTPLKLAVPLQEFLRRPDIQAALPTKIWGTSPDSIDIAEDREKFEKILRKLDIKQPPNGAARSYSEALDVAKRISYPVVVRPSYVLGGRAMEIVYSDMELERYMTFAVQVEPEHPILIDKFLENAVEVDVDAIADHTGRVVIGGIMEHIEQAGIHSGDSACSLPSVSLPPTVLDKIRTWTVELAKELKVIGLMNIQFAVVGLQGYEPQVYILEANPRASRTIPYVSKATGVPLAGLASRIMSGETLESLGLTQEPIIKHVAVKEAVLPFEKFAGTDVILGPEMRSTGEVMGIDVDFGKAFAKAELAASQKLPLSGTVFVSTSDRDKTSVVPVVKDFIALGFHVVATEGTRHALKEHGIDVELVLKLHEGRPHVLDWIKNKQIQLIINTPSGEEARVDGRLIRRSSLAYKVPIITTIAGAKATAAAIRSLQSQPLEVKALQDYIY, encoded by the coding sequence ATGCCTCGCCGCGACGACCTCCACAAAATTCTGCTCTTGGGTTCTGGCCCGATTGTCATTGGACAAGCCAGTGAGTTTGACTACTCCGGTACTCAAGCGTGTAAGGCACTTCGGGAAGAACGCTACGAAGTGGTGCTGGTGAACTCTAACCCAGCCAGTATCATGACTGACCCCGAAACCGCTGACCGTACCTACGTTGAGCCATTGACACCGGAAATTGTGGAGAAGGTCATCGAAAAAGAACGACCCGATGCCCTATTGCCCACAATGGGGGGACAAACCGCCCTCAACCTCGCTGTTGCTCTAGCGAAAAATGGGGTACTAGAGAAGTATGGCGTCGAGTTGATTGGAGCCAAACTCCCAGCCATTGAGATGGCAGAAGACCGCCAGTTGTTCAAAGAAGCGATGGAGCGAATTGGGGTCGCCGTCTGTCCTTCGGGCATTGTCAATAATATGGATGAAGCCAAAGAAATTGCCCGACAAATTGGCTCTTATCCCCTAATTATTCGTCCCGCCTTTACTCTGGGTGGCACGGGAGGCGGTATTGCCTACAACCAGGAAGAATACGAAGAAATGGCACAGGTTGGTATAGATGCCTCCCCCATGTCGCAAATCTTGGTAGAAAAGTCGCTCTTAGGCTGGAAAGAGTACGAGCTAGAAGTGATGCGCGACTTGGCGGATAACGTCGTGATTATCTGCTCGATTGAAAACATCGACCCGATGGGGATTCACACGGGCGACTCCATCACCGTTGCTCCGGCCCAAACCTTAACCGATAAAGAATACCAACGGCTGCGGGATGCCTCGATTAAAATCATCCGCGAAATTGGTGTAGAAACTGGAGGGTCTAACATTCAGTTTGCCGTCAATCCCGTGACCGGGGAATTGATTGTGATTGAAATGAACCCTCGCGTTTCTCGCAGTTCCGCCCTTGCCTCCAAGGCGACAGGGTTCCCCATCGCTAAGATGGCGGCAAAACTAGCCGTCGGCTACACCTTGGATGAAATCCCCAACGACATCACCAAAAAAACACCCGCTTCGTTTGAACCCACGATTGACTATGTGGTGACGAAAGTCCCCCGCTTTGCCTTTGAGAAGTTCCCCGGTGCCGAACCTGTACTCACCACACAAATGAAGTCGGTTGGGGAAGCCATGGCGATTGGGCGCACGTTCCAAGAGTCGTTCCAGAAAGCGCTGAGGTCGCTGGAAACCGGTCGTGCGGGTTGGGGTTGCGATAAAGCGGAAAAGCTGCCTTCCCTGGAACAAATTCGCGCAGGCTTAAGAACTCCCAATCCAGAGCGGATCTTCACGGTGCGTCATGCCATGCAGATGGGGATGACGGTGGAGGAAGTCTATGAACTCACCAACATTGACCCTTGGTTTTTGGATAAGTTTGAGCAGTTACTGGAAACCGAAAAATCCCTGAAGCGGACTCCCTTAAAGCAGTTGACAAAAGAGCAATTATGGGATATTAAGCGCCAAGGATTTAGCGATCGCCAAATTGCCTTCGCCACCAAAACCACGGAAGATGAGGTTCGCGCTTACCGCAAGAGTCTGGGCATTGTACCCGTTTACAAGGTTGTGGATACTTGTGCGGCGGAGTTTGAAGCCTTCACCCCCTACTATTACTCTACCTACGAGGAAGAAACGGAGGTGTTACCCTCCGATAGGCGCAAAGTGATGATTTTGGGGGGTGGCCCGAACCGAATTGGGCAAGGCATTGAGTTTGATTATTGTTGCTGTCACGCCTCCTATGCTCTCAGTAAACAGGGGTTTGAGACAATTATGGTCAACTCCAACCCAGAGACGGTTTCGACCGATTATGATACGAGCGATCGCCTTTACTTTGAACCCCTAACCAAAGAAGACGTTCTCAACATCATCGAAACGGAACAACCCGAAGGCATCATCATTCAGTTTGGCGGTCAAACACCCCTGAAACTAGCGGTACCCTTGCAAGAATTTTTGCGCCGTCCTGATATCCAAGCGGCACTCCCAACCAAGATTTGGGGGACTTCGCCGGACTCGATTGATATTGCAGAAGACCGAGAAAAGTTTGAGAAAATTCTGCGTAAGCTAGACATCAAACAGCCCCCCAATGGTGCGGCCCGGAGTTACTCAGAAGCCTTGGATGTGGCTAAGCGCATTAGTTATCCCGTTGTGGTACGTCCTTCTTATGTATTAGGAGGACGGGCGATGGAAATTGTCTATTCCGACATGGAATTGGAACGGTACATGACTTTTGCCGTACAGGTTGAGCCAGAACATCCGATTCTGATTGACAAGTTCCTGGAAAACGCCGTTGAAGTGGATGTGGATGCGATCGCAGACCATACGGGTCGTGTGGTGATTGGTGGCATTATGGAGCATATCGAGCAGGCGGGGATTCACTCGGGTGACTCCGCTTGCTCCCTCCCCTCCGTCTCCCTCCCCCCAACCGTCTTGGACAAAATTCGCACATGGACGGTAGAGTTGGCGAAGGAACTCAAAGTAATTGGGTTGATGAATATCCAGTTTGCGGTGGTAGGACTCCAAGGGTATGAGCCGCAAGTTTACATCCTAGAAGCCAACCCTAGAGCGTCGCGTACCATTCCTTATGTCTCGAAGGCAACAGGGGTACCTCTCGCAGGACTCGCTTCTCGCATTATGTCCGGTGAAACTCTAGAATCCCTAGGATTGACTCAGGAACCCATAATCAAGCACGTTGCCGTTAAGGAAGCCGTGTTACCGTTTGAGAAATTTGCGGGTACGGACGTGATTTTGGGGCCAGAAATGCGCTCCACGGGCGAGGTGATGGGGATTGATGTAGACTTTGGTAAGGCATTTGCCAAGGCTGAATTAGCCGCTAGTCAGAAGTTGCCCCTATCTGGTACTGTGTTTGTCTCAACCAGCGATCGCGATAAGACCAGTGTGGTTCCGGTGGTGAAAGACTTTATCGCCTTAGGCTTCCATGTTGTCGCCACGGAAGGAACAAGACACGCCCTGAAGGAGCATGGGATCGATGTTGAGTTAGTCCTCAAACTCCATGAAGGTCGTCCTCATGTGCTCGATTGGATTAAAAATAAACAGATTCAGCTCATTATCAACACACCGTCTGGGGAAGAGGCACGAGTGGATGGGCGGTTAATTCGTCGCAGTTCCTTGGCTTACAAAGTTCCCATTATCACCACGATTGCGGGGGCGAAGGCGACAGCGGCGGCTATTCGCTCATTGCAGTCCCAACCCCTGGAGGTGAAGGCGTTACAGGACTATATTTATTGA